The following is a genomic window from Phalacrocorax carbo chromosome 19, bPhaCar2.1, whole genome shotgun sequence.
GCCTTGGGGCCAGGGCGATTGGAGGGGCTTGAGcccaagcagctgctgcagctccttctcctgctgcttctgcctgcagGCACCTGAGGAATCAGGCTGGGTGGTTCCCAGGGGAGGGGTGCAGCCGATGACTCCCCCACCCACAAATCTTCAAGCCTACCTGGGCAGCATCCCCTCTCTGCACAGCTCCCGAAAATGAGGGAGCCCaccctccccctctgctctccagggAGCATCGTGGCACCCCATGGGACCTCTCCCATCCCCTGTggcccaccacccccacccaccaccccccgcCAGTGACAGAAAGCAGCCCCCAACCAGTAGGTGCCAAACTAACCTGGAGTCACTCCTGAGCCAAAGCATGGGAGGAGTGGGCTGACACTCACACCTGTGGAGGGAATCGAGGGGCAAGACAAGCATTAGGTCTTCCCCTCCCTTGGTgagggggggagggatgggggggggcaggcCTAGCCCGGCCCACCCCGTCTCGCACCCCCAGCACGCCggggagcagcagggccggGAAAATTTGGAGGcttgttttttggtggttgctGGTGCTTTCTCCAATCAAGTATCCCTgtgggtgggatggagggaggggtggaggtgggatggggctggggtgggggggccggggtggCCCCGCACAGGGCCAGGAGGAGGGGGATCCTCAGCTGGCCATAGCGGGtcctcctccaggagctgctggtCAAGGCGGGAGCAGAAGGTTTGCCCGAGTGGCCCCACACGCTCACCTTGGCTTTTCTTCCAGACGGCGTTGGAGACAGGGGGGCCGTGGCCCGGCACATAGGGCCGGAGGCGATGctgcgctgggggctggggcaaGCTGTAGGGCGAAGGGTGCACATAGGACAGGAACGGCCCCGGCACCGAGGAGGGGGGTGGCCCCGAGAACCGAGTCAAGGACGACGGCCCGAAAAGGCTGGGCTCCAGCAGCGGGAAGGGGTGAGGGGCCGGTGAGACCAGCGGCAGTGCCTCCAGCGAGCCAGGCAGCTTGGGGAGGCTGGTGGGGAGTGTGGCAGGGGCCGCCAGGGCAGTGTCCTTGCCGGGGAGGATGGCTTCTTTCTCTGGGGGCCGGATAATGCTCGGGAGCTTGGGGAGCTCCTCAGGTGGCTTGGCCGGGGGCTCCTTCTCCAGGGCAGAGGTAGCAGGCAGGACAGGCTTGTCAGATTTGGGGGGCAGCACGGGGCTGCTGGCGCTGTTGGAGCAGACGTGCAGGTGCTTGAAGAGGGAGCGGTGCGTCCGGAAGCGCAGCATGCAGTTCTCACACCTGCAGGGCCCCGGGGAGGCGGCATTAGTGGCGACACTCCCCTCTGCATCAccgtccccccaccccagcccctggtctgctgctgggatggaggCAGGGGTCTGCAAGGGGAGCCCATGTGCTCGGGGCTGTTTGGGAGCCCCAAGATGGGCCATGCCATGGGAGGTGTCCGCAGGGAGATGGGGCGGCACAGGATAGGGCCAGGGATCAGCAGGACTCACTTGAAGTAGCGGTTTGGCTTGTAGTGCACCTTCATATGGGCCATGAGGTCCTGCATGCTGGGGAAGATCTCTGTGCAGCCCAGCGTGGGGCACTGGAAGGTTTTGCCTGAGCAAAGAAATAGGGCAGAGATTCAGCAACAGCCCAGCCGCGCTGCACCCCCccggggctgcaggcagccctaCCAGTGGGTCTCCAGCACCTCCCACTCTCCCCGCGCTCCCTGATGCTGTGCAGCATCTCCCAGAGGCACAGGCACCACCACCAGTGCTGCC
Proteins encoded in this region:
- the ZNF414 gene encoding zinc finger protein 414 isoform X2, whose amino-acid sequence is MRAPGGAGPAAAPRSINGRRHCWRCVPRPMPTTGQAMQTEKDEAVPTFSLGGKYTREGTGCSEAALPGSLMPVAGSGGTPAQDLRPLKRRPVPGKHYQCSGYGCKLAFPSMQELMDHLKVHYRPTQSLEGKTFQCPTLGCTEIFPSMQDLMAHMKVHYKPNRYFKCENCMLRFRTHRSLFKHLHVCSNSASSPVLPPKSDKPVLPATSALEKEPPAKPPEELPKLPSIIRPPEKEAILPGKDTALAAPATLPTSLPKLPGSLEALPLVSPAPHPFPLLEPSLFGPSSLTRFSGPPPSSVPGPFLSYVHPSPYSLPQPPAQHRLRPYVPGHGPPVSNAVWKKSQGVSVSPLLPCFGSGVTPGHSSNSRIVWEHTRGRYTCMQCPYSTASREEMTLHIEDHRKNPMPPRRMDTEMDFRVGITSFHAKLMPEMENSLYSQL
- the ZNF414 gene encoding zinc finger protein 414 isoform X3; this encodes MPTTGQAMQTEKDEAVPTFSLGGKYTREGTAGCSEAALPGSLMPVAGSGGTPAQDLRPLKRRPVPGKHYQCSGYGCKLAFPSMQELMDHLKVHYRPTQSLEGKTFQCPTLGCTEIFPSMQDLMAHMKVHYKPNRYFKCENCMLRFRTHRSLFKHLHVCSNSASSPVLPPKSDKPVLPATSALEKEPPAKPPEELPKLPSIIRPPEKEAILPGKDTALAAPATLPTSLPKLPGSLEALPLVSPAPHPFPLLEPSLFGPSSLTRFSGPPPSSVPGPFLSYVHPSPYSLPQPPAQHRLRPYVPGHGPPVSNAVWKKSQGVSVSPLLPCFGSGVTPGHSSNSRIVWEHTRGRYTCMQCPYSTASREEMTLHIEDHRKNPMPPRRMDTEMDFRVGITSFHAKLMPEMENSLYSQL
- the ZNF414 gene encoding zinc finger protein 414 isoform X1, whose translation is MRAPGGAGPAAAPRSINGRRHCWRCVPRPMPTTGQAMQTEKDEAVPTFSLGGKYTREGTAGCSEAALPGSLMPVAGSGGTPAQDLRPLKRRPVPGKHYQCSGYGCKLAFPSMQELMDHLKVHYRPTQSLEGKTFQCPTLGCTEIFPSMQDLMAHMKVHYKPNRYFKCENCMLRFRTHRSLFKHLHVCSNSASSPVLPPKSDKPVLPATSALEKEPPAKPPEELPKLPSIIRPPEKEAILPGKDTALAAPATLPTSLPKLPGSLEALPLVSPAPHPFPLLEPSLFGPSSLTRFSGPPPSSVPGPFLSYVHPSPYSLPQPPAQHRLRPYVPGHGPPVSNAVWKKSQGVSVSPLLPCFGSGVTPGHSSNSRIVWEHTRGRYTCMQCPYSTASREEMTLHIEDHRKNPMPPRRMDTEMDFRVGITSFHAKLMPEMENSLYSQL